A genomic stretch from Malus domestica chromosome 15, GDT2T_hap1 includes:
- the LOC103415632 gene encoding trans-Golgi network-localized SYP41-interacting protein 1-like isoform X4 — MQEADGLDAKNCNRSQEADMELKGDDRIFSSELDRTFESFSVQAHSLDEQTDTLYEASDREVELAGDKSVALSEIDRTAETFPDLESSIDDQTGKADEASLSTGATMSDGLSVSDLALPEADRSLVVSAAMENRQVTEDVSGGEEHGALSEDHHQKKGLQRPPEANMVIPDKEWTASPVADVSSISLSQLTEVVRRLSEEEFRVLMKSIESVSNAFQGTTNLIVPEHVFLEMFERLKEELVLTHLTKDISDLQLVQQSEMQVEFDCQHDQLLDETSLLRASLQEVREKNQCLAEELSECRCELQAVVSGKEEFQDKLQTAKAEVEEFSARAIESHSSLERSRQDLLSLSAELADCKSLVAALQVENEKLNGSIALWDEDRKKLVEQNDLYLHEKEKLSAELVDGKSSVEALQDQISSLSGSLGSVTEERKKLAEEKEHLSSENDKLSIEVADSKNTVLALQVDNGNLNRSLSLVTEERKKLEEETKHIFSENEKLAIELAASKNLILDLQVENEKLNGSLALVTGERKKLEEEKDYSAHEIEKLSSEILVLQERLSAEHEEHKRLEVDLKETTTCLEKLSEENNFLTSSLDILKAKIIEVDNSGIKIAYQAGEGGDQVELSEVRSRSHEIETENEKNHQDSEGSFIMVEKPSSDGSGGGSSVLNLGREVFDDSFGFVALKGRVEEAEKMLNKLVKEIEGICSRSELLNRSGDKVSTPPVLKLIQAFESKVHLDEHDGEERGLTDNQSPADSIASVREQTGNLRALFEQLLLDAANASELLKEERDGRKTANATFVELKDQYEDLEEHSKKLEATNIELGVLYEALEQHRASIETRNSELVVLCESLRLQVTNLEAENMEVGRKLHKYESRINQLQSRLHDFHLSSNDTVSQISDQLENFHKEAADRVLILEQHWDSTLAPVVEAIGKLGESIGSFTTTTPVSHYCLDSSHFVASVYDAITVIKDLTEKLKSSQTDRDAICILHKEVNEKCDDLHVKNELASEMLHKLYGNLRKLLRVLHGSIDESEMNLENEKLPDPLDYSIYETIIEQLENFLSEGLQLQSVKKKLNSELMVRTEEFEELRQRCLDSSAIRKLIEDIEGVLEVEHAEFQEDKMLASHLESLVLCLVQKFKEADTQVGLCKEGFQSKVMESTSMQEEIQQLNASCFQLESETIVLRESLRQVEEALLVARSELQEKLNELEQSEQRVSSLREKLSIAVSKGKGLIVQRDGLKQSLTEKSSELERFLLELQFKDSRLLEVETKLKAYSEAGERVEALESELSYIRNSATALRESFLLKDSVLQRIEEILEDLDLPEHFHSRDIIEKIDWLARSATRNSFPLTDSDQKSSAGGGSYSDAGFVVMDSWKDDVQPSSDSSDDFKRKYDELQSKFYGLAEQNEMLEQSLMERNNLVQRWEELLDRIDMPSHLRSMEPEDRIEWLRKELSEVQGENVSLQQKIVNLESHCASLTADLEDSRRRTSDLEEDLQTFIEERNNLSQRLELLSNHHDKLSAKAAEFELENEKLREEVSDLQENVAKLLGNEKQILSIEDDIRRLQGLVTDALQDPGTKSEYSGERSIECLEGLLNKLLENYATLSSEKPVFGVTADGTEISEAMVVEARSTSTPDIAESDIVALKKELEEVQREIFDVKEERDGYVEKQRSLACELEVLDKKVNELQGLLNQEEQKSASVREKLNVAVRKGKQLVQQRDSLKQNIDEINSEVERLRSEIKIGEGKLAEYEQKFRDLSAYPGRVEALQSESLFLRNCLKETENNLQEKGNTLSLIINILGNIDVADDANSGDPVLKLEQIGKMCCDLHANMASSEQEARKSKRAAELLLAELNEVQERNDGLQEELAKSASELAILSKERDLAEAAKLEALSHLEMVSTAHSEERKHQFSEFSGLKSGVDQLRKGFHDVTSLLAGVFHQDLVFLQNLESGIGSCLKSSSAADVVDVPLFTTSNGFITSKSDKENFISTNSWSDSNMHGQFDDNFIIEIFTHARHYLQELEMEIGLLKEKLDEHSISLHEKASSISKSMAIVRGELTSKNESFESLKRDLLHMEMVEKEKDNELLLLRRNIALLFEACTKSVMEMGRRKAELVGNGWSAGEQGMRLKLAELSEDGLSFSGEDQFRSEERVRSMTDMLLSTVSDFGSLTTEIVEGGQKELKITISKLQKELQEKDVQRERICMELVSQIKHAEAAATSYSMELQSSKSLVHDLEKRVEVMNGEHNLLEQRVNELEDGCATSTELQERVRSLTDVIAAKDQEIEDLMQALDDEEVQMQGHTSRIKELEKVVEQKNLDLENLETSRGKVMKKLSITVSKFDELHHLSASLLAEVEKLQSQLQERDDEISFLRQEVTRCTNDVLAASQTSNKRNSEEIHELLTWLDMNIARVGMHNGDQNNDQVSDHKEILKKKIDFVIQELGDLRAVAQSKDTLLQVERSKVEELTRKGETLEKSLHEKESRLNLLDGVGDSGRGTSSTSEIVEVEPAKNNWAVAGTSVAPQVRSLRKGNNDQVAIAIDMDSGSSGRLEDEEDDKVHGFKSLTTSRIVPRFTRPVSDMVDGLWMSCDRALMRKPVLRLGIILYWAVLHALLATFAI, encoded by the exons ATGCAGGAAGCTGATGGTCTGGATGCAAAAAATTGTAATCGTAGTCAAGAAGCAGATATGGAGCTTAAAGGAGATGACAGGATTTTTTCATCTGAGCTTGATAGAACTTTTGAAAGTTTCTCTGTGCAAGCACATTCCTTAGACGAGCAAACTGATACACTGTATGAAGCATCTGATAGAGAAGTGGAACTTGCAGGAGATAAAAGTGTAGCTCTGTCTGAGATTGATAGAACTGCTGAAACTTTCCCAGATCTTGAGTCCTCCATAGATGACCAGACTGGCAAGGCAGATGAAGCATCTCTGTCAACTGGTGCAACCATGTCTGATGGACTCTCAGTGTCTGATTTAGCTCTACCTGAGGCAGATAGATCTTTGGTTGTTAGTGCTGCTATGGAAAACCGGCAGGTAACAGAAGATGTTTCAGGCGGAGAAGAACATGGGGCCCTTTCGGAGGATCATCATCAGAAAAAAGGACTTCAAAGGCCTCCAGAAGCCAATATGGTGATTCCAGATAAAGAATGGACGGCGTCTCCTGTTGCAGATGTCAGCTCAATCAGTCTCTCACAGCTCACAGAAGTAGTTAGGAGGCTCAGCGAAGAAGAGTTCCGGGTTCTTATGAAGTCAATTGAATCAGTTTCTAATGCATTTCAGGGGACTACTAATTTGATTGTGCCAGAACATGTATTTCTGGAAATGTTTGAGCGACTTAAAGAAGAATTGGTTCTCACACATTTGACAAAAGATATCAGTGACTTGCAGCTTGTGCAACAGTCTGAGATGCAAGTGGAGTTTGATTGCCAACACGATCAGTTACTCGATGAAACATCTCTTCTTCGTGCTTCACTACAAGAAGTTCGTGAGAAGAACCAATGCCTTGCTGAAGAGCTTTCAGAGTGCAGATGTGAACTCCAGGCTGTTGTTAGTGGGAAGGAGGAGTTCCAAGACAAACTTCAAACGGCGAAGGCAGAGGTTGAAGAATTTTCTGCTAGAGCAATTGAGTCGCATAGTAGCCTGGAAAGGTCACGGCAGGATTTGTTGAGCCTGTCAGCTGAGTTAGCTGACTGCAAGTCTTTGGTGGCAGCTTTACAGGTGGAGAATGAGAAATTAAATGGGAGTATTGCTTTGTGGGATGAAGATAGAAAGAAACTTGTTGAGCAAAATGATCTTTATCTTCACGAGAAGGAGAAGCTTTCAGCAGAGTTAGTTGATGGCAAAAGTTCTGTAGAAGCTCTACAGGATCAAATTTCCAGCTTAAGTGGGAGTCTGGGTTCAGTAacagaagagagaaagaagctTGCGGAGGAGAAGGAGCATCTTTCCTCTGAGAATGACAAACTTTCTATAGAAGTGGCTGACAGTAAGAACACAGTATTGGCTTTGCAGGTAGATAATGGCAACTTGAATAGAAGCCTTTCTTTGGTTACAGAGGAGAGAAAGAAGCTTGAGGAAGAGACAAAGCATATTTTCTCTGAGAATGAGAAACTTGCAATAGAATTGGCTGCCAGTAAGAATTTAATACTGGATTTGCAGgtagaaaatgaaaaattgaatggaAGCCTTGCTTTGGTTACAGGGGAGAGAAAGAAGCTCGAGGAGGAGAAGGATTATTCTGCCCATGAGATTGAGAAACTTTCTTCCGAaattcttgttcttcaagagcgGTTATCTGCTGAACATGAAGAACATAAGAGGTTGGAGGTTGATTTAAAAGAAACGACAACATGCCTTGAAAAACTCTCTGAAGAAAATAACTTTCTTACTAGCAGTCTGGACATACTTAAAGCTAAGATAATAGAGGTTGATAACAGTGGAATCAAAATTGCATACCAAGCTGGTGAAGGTGGGGATCAAGTTGAACTTTCAGAAGTGCGGAGTAGGAGTCATGAAATTGAaactgaaaatgaaaaaaatcatCAAGATAGTGAAGGCTCCTTTATTATGGTGGAAAAACCTTCATCTGATGGCAGTGGAGGAGGTTCATCAGTTCTGAATCTTGGGAGGGAAGTTTTTGATGATTCCTTTGGGTTTGTAGCACTAAAGGGACGTGTGGAAGAGGCAGAGAAAATGTTGAATAAACTTGTAAAGGAGATTGAAGGCATCTGCTCTCGTTCAGAATTGTTGAACAGGTCAGGTGATAAAGTCTCCACTCCTCCAGTCTTAAAACTGATTCAAGCCTTCGAGTCAAAGGTGCACCTTGATGAACATGATGGGGAGGAACGAGGTCTAACTGACAATCAATCACCGGCAGATTCAATTGCATCAGTAAGAGAGCAAACTGGAAACTTGAGAGCATTATTTGAGCAGTTGCTCCTGGATGCTGCAAATGCCAGTGAACTGCTCAAGGAGGAACGAGATGGGAGGAAAACTGCTAATGCTACATTCGTTGAGCTGAAAGATCAGTATGAAGACTTGGAGGAACATAGCAAGAAACTGGAAGCAACCAACATTGAGCTTGGTGTCCTATATGAAGCTTTAGAACAACATAGGGCCAGCATTGAAACAAGGAACAGTGAGCTTGTAGTTCTCTGTGAGTCCTTAAGACTACAAGTTACTAATCTCGAAGCAGAAAACATGGAAGTTGGAAGAAAGCTACATAAGTATGAATCAAGAATTAATCAATTGCAGAgtcgattgcatgatttccatcTGAGTTCAAATGACACAGTATCTCAGATCTCTGATCAATTAGAAAATTTTCACAAGGAAGCGGCAGATAGGGTCTTGATACTTGAGCAGCATTGGGATTCCACTCTCGCTCCGGTTGTTGAAGCGATTGGAAAGCTTGGTGAGTCTATTGGGAGTTTCACCACAACTACACCAGTGTCTCATTATTGTTTGGATTCAAGCCATTTCGTTGCTTCTGTTTATGATGCCATCACTGTTATTAAAGATCTGACGGAGAAACTTAAAAGTTCTCAAACAGACCGTGATGCTATATGTATTTTACACAAAGAAGTGAATGAGAAATGTGACGATCTCCATGTAAAGAATGAATTGGCCAGTGAAATGCTGCACAAGTTGTATGGCAACCTTAGAAAACTTCTTAGAGTTTTGCATGGGTCTATAGATGAAAGTGAGATGAACCTGGAAAATGAAAAGCTTCCTGATCCTCTGGATTACAGTATTTATGAAACCATCATAGAACAGCTGGAGAATTTTCTGAGTGAGGGATTGCAACTCCAATCTGTTAAGAAGAAGCTAAATTCAGAGTTGATGGTTAGAACAGAAGAATTTGAGGAACTGAGACAAAGATGCCTGGATTCAAGTGCTATTCGGAAGTTAATAGAAGATATTGAAGGTGTTCTAGAAGTGGAACATGCTGAGTTTCAAGAAGATAAAATGCTTGCTTCACACTTGGAATCATTGGTATTGTGTCTTGTTCAGAAGTTCAAGGAGGCTGATACGCAGGTAGGCTTATGTAAAGAAGGTTTTCAATCTAAGGTGATGGAATCTACTTCAATGCAGGAAGAAATACAGCAGTTAAATGCCTCGTGTTTCCAGCTTGAAAGTGAAACCATTGTTCTCAGGGAAAGTTTACGTCAGGTTGAGGAAGCCCTTCTTGTTGCCCGTTCTGAGTTACAAGAGAAACTAAATGAACTTGAACAATCAGAGCAACGGGTGTCTTCCCTGAGAGAGAAGCTTAGCATTGCTGTCTCCAAGGGGAAAGGCTTGATTGTCCAGCGAGATGGTCTCAAGCAGTCTCTTACAGAGAAATCTAGTGAACTGGAAAGATTCTTACTGGAGCTGCAATTCAAAGATTCCAGGCTTCTTGAGGTTGAAACAAAGCTCAAGGCATATTCAGAAGCTGGTGAGCGTGTGGAAGCTCTGGAATCTGAGCTTTCATACATTCGCAATTCTGCTACTGCGTTAAGAGAATCATTCCTTCTCAAAGACTCTGTCCTTCAGAGAATAGAAGAGATTTTAGAAGACCTTGATCTGCCAGAGCATTTTCATTCGAGAGATATTATTGAAAAAATCGATTGGCTGGCTAGGTCAGCTACTAGAAACAGTTTTCCTCTGACAGATTCAGATCAGAAGAGTTCTGCTGGAGGAGGTTCATATTCTGATGCTGGTTTTGTTGTTATGGATTCCTGGAAAGATGATGTACAGCCAAGTTCAGATTCCAGTGATgatttcaaaagaaaatatgaTGAACTTCAAAGTAAGTTCTACGGGTTGGCCGAACAGAATGAAATGTTAGAGCAATCTTTAATGGAAAGGAACAACTTAGTCCAGAGATGGGAGGAACTTTTAGACAGGATTGATATGCCATCACATCTACGGTCCATGGAGCCTGAGGATAGGATTGAGTGGTTAAGAAAAGAACTTTCGGAGGTGCAGGGTGAGAATGTGTCTCTCCAGCAGAAGATTGTTAACCTTGAGAGCCATTGTGCATCGCTAACTGCTGATTTGGAAGACTCAAGAAGGAGGACGTCTGACCTTGAGGAAGACCTCCAGACATTCATTGAAGAGAGAAATAATCTTTCTCAAAGATTGGAGCTTCTGAGCAATCATCATGATAAACTTTCAGCAAAGGCAGCTGAGTTTGAGCTTGAGAATGAAAAACTGCGGGAGGAAGTTTCTGATTTGCAGGAGAATGTAGCCAAGCTGCTAGGGAATGAGAAGCAAATTCTCAGCATAGAAGATGATATAAGAAGGTTGCAGGGTCTGGTCACTGATGCATTGCAGGATCCTGGAACAAAGTCTGAGTATTCTGGTGAAAGAAGCATTGAGTGCTTGGAAGGGTTACTGAATAAGCTTTTAGAGAATTATGCAACTCTTTCCTCTGAGAAACCAGTGTTTGGGGTTACAGCCGATGGTACTGAAATTTCTGAAGCAATGGTTGTTGAAGCGAGAAGCACAAGCACACCTGATATTGCTGAATCAGATATAGTTGCTTTGAAGAAAGAGCTGGAGGAGGTTCAACGtgaaatttttgatgtgaaggaggagagagatggATATGTGGAGAAGCAACGGTCTTTGGCTTGTGAGTTAGAAGTGCTAGATAAAAAAGTGAATGAGTTGCAAGGTCTTCTTAATCAGGAGGAGCAGAAGTCAGCTTCTGTTAGAGAGAAGTTAAATGTTGCAGTTAGAAAAGGAAAGCAATTGGTGCAACAGCGTGACAGTCTGAAACAAAATATTGACGAGATCAATTCTGAGGTGGAACGCTTGAGATCTGAGATCAAGATAGGCGAAGGTAAACTTGCAGAATATGAACAAAAGTTCAGGGATTTGTCCGCTTATCCAGGGAGAGTAGAAGCCCTACAGTCTGAGAGTTTATTCTTGCGGAATTGTTTGAAAGAAACTGAGAACAATTTGCAGGAGAAAGGAAATACTTTGAGCTTAATCATAAATATTCTAGGAAACATTGATGTTGCAGATGATGCTAATTCTGGTGATCCAGTTTTGAAGTTAGAACAAATTGGGAAAATGTGCTGTGATTTGCATGCGAATATGGCTTCTTCAGAACAAGAAGCTAGGAAATCCAAAAGAGCAGCAGAGCTACTCCTTGCAGAACTGAATGAGGTTCAAGAGAGGAATGATGGTCTCCAGGAAGAGCTAGCAAAATCTGCGAGTGAACTTGCTATACTCTCCAAGGAAAGGGATCTTGCAGAGGCTGCCAAACTCGAAGCTCTTTCACATCTTGAAATGGTTTCTACTGCTCACTCtgaggaaagaaaacaccaatTTTCTGAATTTTCAGGACTAAAGTCTGGTGTAGATCAACTCAGGAAGGGGTTTCATGATGTCACTAGTTTATTGGCTGGTGTTTTTCACCAGGACTTGGTATTTTTGCAAAACCTGGAGTCTGGTATTGGTTCCTGCCTCAAATCAAGCAGTGCTGCTGATGTGGTTGATGTGCCCCTTTTCACTACAAGCAATGGATTCATCACGAGTAAATCAGAcaag GAGAACTTTATTTCGACGAATTCTTGGTCAGACTCCAACATGCATGGCCAATTTGATGACAATTTTATAATTGAAATCTTTACTCATGCAAGGCATTATCTGCAAGAACTGGAGATGGAGATTGGTTTGCTTAAAGAAAAATTAGATGAACACTCAATTTCATTACATGAAAAGGCTAGCAGTATATCTAAATCAATGGCAATTGTTCGTGGAGAATTAACTTCCAAAAATGAGTCATTTGAATCCTTGAAGAGAGACTTGTTGCATATGGAAATGgttgaaaaggaaaaggatAATGAGCTTCTTCTTTTGCGCAGAAATATTGCCTTGCTTTTTGAAGCATGCACTAAATCAGTTATGGAAATGGGTAGAAGAAAAGCTGAATTGGTTGGAAATGGTTGGTCTGCTGGAGAACAAGGGATGAGATTGAAGCTAGCAGAACTTTCTGAGGATGGACTTTCATTTAGTGGAGAAGATCAGTTTCGCTCTGAGGAACGTGTCAGGAGTATGACAGACATGCTATTGTCAACTGTGAGTGATTTTGGTTCTCTGACAACTGAAATTGTGGAAGGTGGCCAAAAGGAGTTGAAGATTACCATTTCAAAGTTGCAGAAAGAGCTTCAGGAGAAGGACGTTCAAAGGGAAAGGATTTGCATGGAGCTTGTAAGTCAAATCAAGCATGCTGAAGCAGCTGCAACGAGTTATTCGATGGAGCTTCAATCTTCAAAATCTTTGGTGCATGATTTGGAGAAACGGGTGGAAGTGATGAATGGCGAACATAACTTATTGGAGCAGAGAGTGAATGAGTTAGAAGATGGCTGTGCTACTTCTACCGAGTTACAAGAGAGGGTCAGATCACTGACTGATGTGATTGCTGCTAAAGATCAAG AGATTGAGGACCTAATGCAAGCACTTGATGATGAGGAGGTGCAGATGCAAGGTCACACTTCCAGGATTAAGGAACTGGAAAAGGTTGTGGAACAAAAGAATCTAGATTTGGAGAACCTTGAAACTTCCCGCGGGAAGGTTATGAAAAAGCTTTCCATCACTGTCAGTAAGTTTGATGAGCTACATCATCTATCTGCAAGCCTCCTTGCTGAGGTGGAAAAGCTCCAATCACAGTTGCAAGAACGGGATGATGAGATATCCTTCTTAAGGCAAGAGGTCACTAGGTGCACGAATGATGTTCTTGCTGCATCACAAACCAGCAACAAGAGAAATTCGGAAGAGATCCATGAGTTACTAACATGGCTTGATATGAATATTGCTCGGGTCGGGATGCACAATGGGGATCAGAACAATGATCAAGTTTCTGACCACAAGGAAATATTAAAGAAAAAGATTGATTTTGTAATTCAAGAATTGGGGGATCTACGAGCTGTGGCTCAGAGTAAGGATACACTGTTGCAAGTAGAAAGGAGTAAGGTAGAAGAATTAACGCGCAAAGGAGAAACTCTTGAGAAGTCTTTACATGAGAAGGAATCACGGCTAAATTTGCTTGACGGTGTGGGAGATTCTGGCCGGGGAACTAGCAGCACCTCTGAAATTGTTGAGGTTGAGCCTGCG aaaaacaACTGGGCAGTAGCTGGGACCTCCGTTGCACCTCAAGTCCGCAGTTTGCGCAAAGGCAATAATGACCAAGTTGCGATTGCCATAGATATGGATTCTGGGAGCAGTGGTAGGTTGGAAGATGAAGAGGATGATAAAG TTCATGGTTTCAAGTCACTCACGACTTCAAGAATTGTTCCAAGATTTACTAGACCCGTGAGTGACATGGTCGATGGCCTTTG GATGTCTTGTGATCGGGCTCTAATGCGGAAACCTGTTTTACGGCTTGGCATTATATTATATTGGGCTGTACTGCATGCGCTTCTTGCTACTTTTGCAATCTGA